A genomic region of Nostoc sp. UHCC 0702 contains the following coding sequences:
- a CDS encoding GNAT family N-acetyltransferase produces the protein MSSSSPLNNLYIEKLSASHNIQDFDCGQSGLNNFLINYALQNQQSDSSKTYVACLDNTVIGYYTLTVASVTHKDAPSRIIKGLPKYPVPVALLARLAVSKDFQGKRIGSGLLKDCLKRVNAAADILGIRALLVHAKDEQARKWYENFDFEPSPTDPLHLFLMLKDIHKMLE, from the coding sequence TTGAGTAGTTCGTCGCCATTAAACAATCTGTATATTGAAAAATTATCAGCTTCCCACAATATTCAAGACTTTGATTGTGGGCAGTCTGGTTTAAATAACTTTTTAATTAATTATGCTTTACAAAATCAACAGTCCGATAGTTCCAAAACTTATGTAGCCTGTTTAGATAATACTGTTATTGGTTACTACACTCTAACTGTAGCTTCTGTTACTCATAAAGATGCTCCTTCTCGCATAATTAAGGGACTGCCAAAATATCCTGTACCTGTAGCCCTTTTAGCTCGTCTAGCAGTTAGCAAAGATTTTCAAGGTAAGAGAATAGGAAGTGGTTTATTAAAGGACTGTTTAAAACGTGTAAATGCAGCAGCAGATATTTTAGGTATTCGTGCTTTGCTAGTTCATGCTAAAGATGAGCAAGCACGGAAATGGTATGAAAATTTTGATTTTGAACCTAGTCCTACTGATCCTTTACATTTATTTTTAATGTTAAAAGACATCCATAAAATGTTGGAATAG
- a CDS encoding trypsin-like peptidase domain-containing protein, with product MKQLFQQPTLYLALLVTGCISTRDGTNAQKLAVPNLIPPTSTNIDVNYVTKVVQQTGPAVVRIDSSRTVAVSPKNSVLQRFFGEQLPSTERVERGIGSGFITNADGLILTNAHVVAEADNVTVILKDGRRFQGTVVGSDPVTDVAVVRIKATGLPTVKIGNSDNLLPGQWAIAIGNPLGLDNTVTQGVVSATQRSIADLGVPTERVDFIQTDAAINPGNSGGPLLNSESEVIGMNTAVIRGAQGLGFAIPINTAQRIAAQLVAKGRVDHPYIGVQMAQLNAELRAKINQSNIGLRVNQDTGVIVVGIARNSPAASAGLRPGDIIESINGVAIKDTQQVQQQVEAVKIGDRLQITINRNGNRQAIVVRPQALPAKEPG from the coding sequence ATGAAACAACTTTTTCAGCAACCTACGCTTTATCTGGCTTTGTTGGTGACTGGATGCATCTCCACTAGAGATGGCACGAATGCTCAAAAACTGGCTGTACCCAACTTAATACCGCCAACAAGTACAAATATTGACGTAAATTATGTCACTAAAGTTGTGCAGCAGACAGGCCCGGCAGTAGTGCGAATTGACTCGTCTCGCACTGTTGCAGTATCCCCTAAAAACTCTGTTTTACAACGTTTTTTCGGTGAACAGTTGCCCAGTACAGAACGAGTAGAACGGGGGATAGGCTCCGGATTTATTACTAATGCTGATGGATTAATTTTAACTAATGCTCATGTGGTGGCAGAAGCGGATAATGTCACAGTGATATTGAAAGATGGTCGCCGTTTTCAGGGCACCGTGGTAGGTAGTGACCCTGTTACTGATGTTGCTGTGGTCAGAATTAAAGCTACGGGGCTACCAACAGTCAAGATAGGCAACTCAGATAATCTATTACCAGGTCAGTGGGCGATCGCGATTGGCAATCCCCTAGGACTGGATAACACTGTTACTCAAGGAGTTGTCAGCGCTACTCAGCGTTCTATTGCAGATCTTGGTGTGCCTACAGAACGAGTTGACTTTATCCAAACCGATGCAGCAATTAATCCGGGGAACTCTGGCGGCCCTTTGCTGAACTCAGAAAGCGAAGTGATTGGTATGAATACCGCCGTGATTCGGGGAGCGCAGGGATTAGGTTTCGCCATTCCGATCAATACTGCTCAACGGATTGCAGCCCAATTGGTAGCCAAAGGACGAGTAGATCACCCCTACATCGGTGTGCAAATGGCTCAGTTGAATGCAGAGTTGCGAGCCAAAATCAATCAGAGCAATATTGGTTTAAGAGTTAACCAAGATACAGGCGTGATCGTTGTGGGAATTGCCCGCAATTCACCTGCGGCTAGTGCAGGTTTGCGTCCCGGTGACATTATTGAAAGTATCAACGGTGTTGCTATTAAAGATACACAGCAAGTGCAACAACAAGTGGAAGCCGTGAAAATTGGCGATCGCCTGCAAATTACTATCAATCGTAACGGCAACAGACAGGCGATCGTAGTCAGACCCCAGGCTTTACCAGCAAAAGAGCCTGGTTGA
- a CDS encoding CAP domain-containing protein, translating to MATQRHKRQCQLPQIIWVGWVAIALISTGCEQLIEYLPPLPSIELPSSKPPQPPVPSQTLQTTQMEAAVRQGINQVRQKNGLQSLQNNEKLAQVARNYSRQMAQKNFFSHTGADGSTLKDRVQAGGISYWMVGENLFKSQNVPQPVPAAVKGWMESPGHRENILRPVFRETGVGVWRVGNTYYITQLFLRR from the coding sequence GTGGCAACTCAAAGACACAAGCGCCAATGTCAATTACCGCAAATAATTTGGGTGGGATGGGTGGCGATCGCTTTGATCTCAACTGGGTGTGAGCAACTTATTGAGTATTTACCGCCCTTGCCGAGTATCGAACTACCATCAAGTAAGCCACCACAACCCCCTGTTCCTAGCCAAACCTTGCAAACTACCCAAATGGAGGCAGCAGTTCGTCAAGGCATCAACCAAGTGCGGCAAAAAAACGGACTACAATCCCTACAAAACAACGAAAAACTAGCGCAGGTTGCCCGCAATTACAGCCGACAAATGGCGCAAAAAAACTTCTTTAGCCATACTGGTGCTGATGGTAGCACCTTGAAAGATAGAGTCCAGGCTGGTGGTATATCCTATTGGATGGTTGGTGAGAACTTATTCAAAAGTCAGAACGTTCCTCAACCTGTGCCGGCTGCTGTTAAAGGTTGGATGGAAAGTCCTGGACACCGAGAAAATATTCTTCGTCCTGTGTTTAGAGAAACGGGTGTGGGGGTGTGGCGAGTAGGAAATACATATTACATCACCCAGTTGTTTTTAAGGCGTTAG
- a CDS encoding calcium-binding protein — protein sequence MANIIGTNNSENLIGTIYDDQIKGNDGNDTLYADSGNDTLDGGTGNDSLSGGSGNDTYIVDSTGDIVSEDNGNGGNAGGVDTVKSSVSWTLGDYIENLTLTGTTAINGNGNTLNNWITGNANSNTLNGGDGNDSILGEAGDDTIYGGAGDDKLSGGNGNDYLIGNEGSNSLCGGAGRDYLIAVNSSGNNLLDGDSGNDNLSISYSSGNNTLKAGTGDDELSVAYSTGNNALIGDAGNDYLTIFQSSGNNTLNGGNGDDRFTIYALEVDPTSLVTQTVDGGTGNDYLTAAFDYAVEGIVTTLDTADKGTIRAGNFQISFQNIENFSIYGTAYSDSLLGGNGNDDFFGSSGGDDTIQGGAGDDSLFGSYGVGNNLLFGGDGNDYLSANIYSGNNTLNGGDGDDSFDLINADLDPSSLVTQTVDGGTGNDYLSANFSSAEVGIVTTLDSSTTNGTITSGNSVVSFQSIERLSIYGTAYNDSLLGGNGNDYLDGGLGDDTIEGGSGNDYLNGGFGDDTIKGGSGDDTLLVDYYSSGNSLLDGGDGNDVLIGGSGSGVNTFAFSNYSEGVDTIYTFNSSKDLIQVSASGFGGGLIAGSLLETQFVIGTAATTSAQRFIYDYSIAVSALYFDLDGSGSEFTQQLLAQFIAGDSPSVSNFIIV from the coding sequence ATGGCTAATATCATTGGTACTAATAATTCCGAAAACTTGATTGGCACAATTTATGATGACCAAATCAAAGGTAATGATGGTAATGACACACTGTATGCAGATAGTGGCAACGACACCTTAGATGGTGGCACTGGCAACGATAGCTTATCTGGTGGGTCAGGTAACGATACTTACATTGTTGATAGCACCGGAGATATTGTCAGTGAAGATAATGGGAATGGAGGCAATGCAGGCGGAGTTGATACAGTCAAATCATCCGTTAGCTGGACGTTGGGAGATTACATAGAAAACCTCACCCTTACAGGCACAACAGCCATTAACGGCAACGGCAATACACTGAATAACTGGATTACAGGTAATGCTAACAGTAATACCCTGAATGGTGGAGATGGTAATGACAGCATACTAGGTGAAGCTGGAGATGACACAATCTATGGAGGTGCAGGAGACGACAAGCTATCAGGGGGCAATGGCAATGATTATCTGATAGGTAACGAAGGAAGTAATAGTCTGTGCGGTGGTGCAGGCAGAGACTACTTAATTGCTGTTAATTCCTCTGGAAATAATCTTCTCGATGGCGACTCAGGTAACGATAATCTTTCTATTAGCTATTCGAGTGGCAACAATACCCTCAAAGCTGGAACTGGGGACGATGAGTTAAGCGTGGCGTATTCTACAGGTAATAATGCTTTGATTGGTGATGCCGGAAATGATTATTTAACTATTTTTCAGTCTAGTGGCAACAATACCCTCAATGGCGGAAATGGCGATGATAGGTTTACAATCTACGCTCTTGAGGTTGATCCGACTTCCTTAGTAACACAGACAGTAGATGGCGGGACAGGTAACGATTATCTAACCGCTGCTTTCGACTATGCTGTGGAAGGAATCGTCACAACTTTAGATACAGCCGACAAAGGCACGATTAGGGCTGGCAATTTTCAGATTAGCTTCCAAAATATCGAGAATTTCTCAATCTATGGTACAGCCTACAGTGATAGTTTACTGGGAGGAAATGGCAACGATGACTTCTTTGGCAGCAGCGGTGGTGATGATACGATTCAAGGCGGCGCAGGTGATGATTCTCTATTTGGCTCCTATGGTGTCGGTAACAATCTGCTTTTTGGCGGCGATGGCAATGATTACTTAAGCGCTAATATCTACAGTGGTAACAATACTCTCAATGGCGGAGATGGTGATGATTCCTTTGATTTAATTAATGCTGATCTTGATCCGTCTTCCCTAGTAACACAAACAGTAGATGGCGGAACAGGTAACGATTATTTATCCGCCAATTTCTCTTCTGCGGAGGTGGGAATCGTCACAACTCTAGACTCAAGCACCACCAATGGCACAATTACAAGTGGCAACTCTGTGGTTAGCTTCCAGAGTATCGAGCGTTTAAGTATTTATGGTACAGCCTACAATGATAGTTTGCTGGGGGGAAATGGCAACGATTACCTCGATGGCGGCCTTGGTGATGATACGATTGAAGGCGGCAGTGGCAACGATTACCTCAATGGCGGCTTTGGTGATGATACGATTAAAGGCGGCAGTGGCGACGATACTCTACTTGTGGACTACTATAGTTCCGGTAACAGTCTGCTAGATGGTGGGGATGGCAATGATGTCCTGATTGGTGGTTCTGGTTCTGGTGTTAATACTTTTGCTTTCAGTAATTATTCTGAAGGTGTTGATACCATTTACACCTTCAATTCCAGTAAAGACTTGATTCAGGTATCAGCTTCAGGCTTTGGTGGTGGGTTAATAGCAGGTTCATTATTAGAAACTCAGTTTGTGATTGGCACAGCTGCAACCACCAGCGCTCAACGATTTATCTACGACTATAGTATTGCCGTAAGCGCACTGTACTTTGACCTTGATGGTAGTGGCAGTGAATTTACTCAACAACTATTAGCACAGTTTATAGCTGGAGACTCCCCTAGTGTTAGCAATTTCATTATTGTTTGA
- a CDS encoding N-acetylmannosamine-6-phosphate 2-epimerase, translated as MTNSIKPLHRGLIVSCQAPVDSPLHEPIVIAAMAQAAVNNGAVGVRIDTPNHIIAVREKVKVPIIGLWKQVIAGYDVYITPKFHHAAAVAEAGADIIAIDATTRNRPDDETVVDIIARIHQHLGKLVMADVDTIAAAKAAADAGADLVGTTLYGYTDATKHLSPPGWELLNQMVEQLDIPVICEGGISSPEMARKALDLQAYAVVVGTAITGIDLQVKTYTSVLTK; from the coding sequence ATGACAAATTCCATTAAACCACTGCATCGCGGACTGATTGTATCTTGTCAAGCGCCTGTTGATTCCCCACTGCATGAACCAATAGTGATTGCGGCAATGGCACAAGCTGCTGTTAATAATGGTGCAGTTGGTGTGAGAATTGACACTCCAAATCATATCATTGCTGTGCGTGAAAAAGTTAAAGTGCCGATTATTGGTCTGTGGAAACAAGTAATAGCTGGATATGATGTATACATTACGCCCAAGTTTCACCATGCTGCTGCTGTGGCTGAAGCAGGAGCAGATATTATTGCCATAGATGCGACGACTAGAAACCGCCCTGATGATGAAACTGTGGTAGATATCATTGCTCGCATTCATCAGCATTTGGGTAAACTAGTGATGGCAGATGTGGATACAATTGCAGCTGCAAAAGCTGCCGCAGATGCCGGTGCTGATCTTGTCGGGACAACTCTTTACGGCTACACTGATGCAACTAAGCATCTTTCTCCACCAGGCTGGGAACTCCTTAACCAGATGGTAGAACAGTTAGATATTCCAGTGATTTGTGAAGGGGGGATTTCTTCACCCGAAATGGCTCGAAAAGCTTTAGATTTACAGGCTTACGCTGTTGTAGTTGGCACTGCTATTACTGGTATTGATTTGCAGGTGAAAACTTATACATCTGTGCTAACTAAATAA
- a CDS encoding DUF1778 domain-containing protein — MSHVGESKTERIDIRTSSSVKKILQQAAAASHKNVSEFLLEHGLIAAQDALTNRKLFVLDDEQWQAFQNALDSPSTEKPRLRRLLTEASVFE; from the coding sequence ATGAGTCACGTAGGTGAGTCTAAAACTGAACGGATCGACATTCGTACAAGTTCTAGTGTCAAAAAGATTTTGCAGCAAGCTGCTGCTGCAAGTCATAAAAATGTTAGTGAATTCTTGTTAGAACATGGCCTAATTGCTGCTCAAGATGCTTTGACAAATCGTAAACTTTTTGTGTTAGATGACGAGCAATGGCAAGCATTTCAAAACGCTCTTGACTCTCCCTCAACAGAAAAACCTCGTTTGCGTCGTCTATTAACGGAAGCAAGTGTATTTGAGTAG